The stretch of DNA ATATAGAATGGTCGacgtaagtaatttttttttgtaaaatcgtctacagctattattatactactataatattgtgaactaacggggtcctaaaaaccttaaaatagGGTggaggttaaaaaaattaaaatcatcgtGCCTCTCGCCCTCTCACCCAAAACATTTGACTCCGCGCGGATGGTGGAGGGAAGGGCCAGCCGGAGCATCTATATAGCGGGGATCTCTTTCTCAGCCAATGTTAGTTGAAATAGCAAATATATTAGCCACGTGCACCAGCAATTTCGGTCGAGCGTACAGCGTCcccttaatattttaaattggaaagtatgtctgtctgtcagctagttTTTGCCATTCGCTTATCCGATTtcgcacagagttagcttgcctACTTCTCAGGGACGGGCCGCATAGGCATCATCCATGTATTTGGTCTGTACCAAGTTGGTCTGTAGTTAGTTTGATGGGCACATGCCGGAAtaacagagttcccacggggttcaaAAAtgcaaatccacgcggacgaagtcgcaggcattatctagtattttGATACTATCCTTTCCTGCTTGGTTCTTAACTACTTACTTTTTCTATTACAATTGCAGACAGATCCAGCATCACTCCAATTTTGGTCAATGGTTTTGTATATTTGTTGCATCCTTCTGCAAGTGTCAATGTATTGCTACTACGGCAATGAGGTCACACATGAGGTAAAcaagtcgtaattaaaaaacaaaatgaaaagttTTTTCACATCTGAAAAAGCCGCCATACAGAgacgccatattgtttttttttaatcactacGTAAacccataatataaatgcgaaagtacgtttgtttgttggtgtgttggtttgtcgttcaattacgtcgcaacggagcaacgcatcgacgtgatttttttgcaaacTCATGCAACTcaagttaaagacctggagagatCAAAAAGACATCAtcggaaaattatagagtttccacgggatttttaaaaacctaaatccacgcggacgaagtcgcgagcatcagctattGCCTATTATCATTATAGTGTCATAAAAAGTGTCTTTCGAAAATTTTCGAAAGCAAGATGGAAagaaatatgtaagtaggtggGTAAAAGAAATGCAATAGGTAGCACCTACCTTGAGAATAGACGAGTTTTTATGACCATATCAATTTATAAGTACAATAGTAAAATTGACTCTACCAAGGTGGTTAGTCTGATAATGATTTCAAAACGTTAATTTCAGAGTCAAAAGCTTAAAGAATCTGCTTATTTTATGAACTGGCTGGACTCTCCCCTTAAACATCGATATCATCTCATATTTTTCATGGAAAGAGCAAAAAAGCCTATTCTACCCCTAGCAGGACTCATTATTCCACTTTCTAATAACACGTTCGTTTCGGTAAGTCCATAACACTAAGAATACGGATAAGTATTCGACGACCTCCCAGGCGCAGtggtaagtaggtaatgtgGTCTTAAAAACtggagatcccgggttcgattcctgaaGGCCCCTTCGGGATTAAGAGactttatgatttctaaattgtttCTGGTATGGTCTGGTTGGCGGCttctgccgtggctagttaccaccctacgggCAAAAgcgtgccgccaagcggtttagcCGTCCGGTACCTACAATGCCTCTAGAAACCGATATGAGATATGAGCTTACTAAAACATAGTTTTTTGTAGGGCTACAGTTTAAGACCTGGATGAGCCTGAAATTtgataaaggctactttttatcccgcgaaataactaaaaagtttccatgggatttttagaaactaaatccacgcgaataaaTTGTCAATTGCTtgcacttataataatttaaataagtacttacctaagtaataataatttagaacatTTATTTCAGATTGTTAAAAGTTCGTATTCATTCTATGCGCTTTTGAGGAGTAccggtaaaaattaaaaaactattcGTAATAATAACTTTAGTAACTAACTAActactacttaaataaaatgattCATCATCAATTTGTATATTCATAATCAtcataaatatatacctactgggAACGagtctcctatcagaatgaggAGGGATGAGCAGGCTTAAGGACATAGTCCACCAACGCAGATGAATGCggattcacacacctttaaaacattatggagaactctgaggcatgcaggtttcctgacgaagACTTGCTTCAACAGTAAAAGAAACATCCTTAAGataaagcaagagatattttAACGTAGTTACTGTGTAGAAGGtaacataactccgaaaagttaaaagtgcgTGTCCGGGAGCGAACCCCGAATATGTCGAAATATGCAGCTACTTCGTCCGTAGGTAGTACACTAAACCACAGATTAATTAGAGTTTTCTAATGTGTACCTATAGAAATCTACATATAATATGTGGCCTCTTTGTGGAACCTGAAGTACACGTCTAGGTGAACAAGAAATAGGAGGGGAGGACGTTAGAGTTCAtttctgaaattttgcacagcaTTTATATTCTCTCCTCTAGACGGTATACCTCTATTATCACTGCCTACATATCTaccagtacctacttacaaactaAAACCACCGAGAAAAATAAAATCGCGTGAAAATTCGCACAGATTTCTTCTGTCATTTCCACAAAACAAACTGCATTTGCAGTTCACCACTGGAACTATACCAATTTAGCCCACTTCTACGTATTTTAAGCATCTAAAGTGTAATCTTCAGTTGGTACTTACCTAAAATTTTGATCTGGGTACCTAGGTCATTGGCGTACGATAGCATAACGCTGAGGAtgaggtaggtactatattattataacatcatattttagtaacaatattgatattttgcatttttactgTTTATAAAATGGGTCCCTAGcctgcaataaaacgattttatttatttatttatattcagagaaataagtacctatgttgtatatttttacgaaaaggaccatattgtaaaaaatatttttttgcaaaagtttaaaaaaaaacaactagcATCTTAGCTATACCACCACTTACCAATGTTAGCCACCTCGACTGCAATTTATACCCCAGGTATACCTACCAAAACTCCTTTAATTTTGACATACTCTttatctactttttttttttacttttgccAGTGTTTCCACTTTTAGGGATTTCACCCTATATCAAGGCAATGAGACTAAATTTGGTCGGCATGGCTTCGGGTGTTTTAATGTTAACAGGGGCTTCGAGTAATTTGGGGTAAAATCGAACATCAGGACGTGCCGAtcctgttttttatttatttccaatGTAAATGttgtacttttttaaatttactaaaAGGAAAGGCTCAAAAAAGGCTTTAAGAGGccagaatgaaaaaaaaaatacattctaTTTACTGCAGTGTTGCGTATTTTTAGCCAGGTATTAatgaaactttattatattatataaaattaagaggTGTAACTAATTTGAAAATGATCACTAAATTACATAACTACTTTCTTCGTAACAAGACTTATCAATTATGCAGAACTAGAAATAATACTAAAAACGTGAAATGATTATGGTTAGTAATAAATTATCGGatataaaatttttgtaatacCTACACTACCCAAAATCAGGgtagatattaaaaatatttagtgtaAGGGCGTTTacgcactcattcgtattcagtTCGTTTTTGTGAATCGTGAAAATACGACGCAAATTCCATTGAATTTGAGTCGTGAAAAAATCacgtatattatataaaaacaaatacgaTCCGAAGTGGCTGTCATACAAACGTATGTGTACACAGATGTGCACTCGTTTGTGTCGTGTTTTGACGGATAGGTCAAAATATGCACACGCACGTACATATTGTGTGACAGCCACTTCGGatcgtatttgcatgaatcacgaaaacgaattgaatacgaatgGGTGCACAAACGTAGCTGTACTGTTATAGAGGACCCCAAGTAAGTTAGGGCGAATTCTTGACAGAAATTAGGGTGGTAAACTTGATATCGTAAGTGGAAACACTGTTTTGCAGACAGTTGTCAAAAGtgcagtgttgccagtggcagatagtcaattgtaacacgagacatctcaaaatgtaacattttcacgagaaaagtaacatttccttatttttcgtggaaaataaaagtaataagttacacaggttaatatggcactttattatacaaaaatttaaacagttttcttgtcccattagttaagcttaaaaagaatcgtaataataattgttgattgaataaattgactgccgatcctgaaaaagaaaaacaaatcaatatataaaataataatataccaacggatttagaaatgtctttgaatagctataacttattttgttaatcaatttataatacaagtgtaaattaaaaatttatatcaccccaacaagtgaaggttacattaactagaaaagagctgataactttcaaacggctgaaccgattttctttgattatagctaagaacagtctccatcaagccacctttcaaacaaaaaaactaaattaaaatcggttcattagtttgagagctacgatgccatagacagatacacagatacacacgtcaaacttataacacccctctttttggatcgggggttaaaaagattaaaatcgtcttatatcgggcgatctggcaacacaggactgtttgagaggctacgcactaggtggactttgtctgtgtagcgtttgatggcgcgcgtgtggtgcctttttggagcgttttttttttgttaaaagtggctggtttttgtgtttcactggcgtttttggtgctagaaccatgctggaactaactgggaagcgctctaaaggggcgccgtgcgtatgtcggcgagcgccggcacagacgaagtccttacttatatagtttccctaacttgaaaatatctacaaacttgacattggctaatctttgtaaagccagacgagagtatgaaaaaaaaacgcactaggtaggtagtaggtacgcagtgaagaaaattacgcgggaatttcaaattcgttttgttaactgaacaatactaggtaggtacctaactgtagaggcactagtaaataggcattttcgagctacgccgtgtgagccgtagcaagtttggttagttgcatctagcccgttgtagcGTGTAGTagtttccaaagaaattgtaactttaaatagtgaattataatatatattttttagtgttcatttcttttgtttttctttctaccctggtagagaacacggcgctatatatacatcaaatatctgtacaaatatacttgtacattggtgactcggactttgaactaccagggtagcgcgtgttaattttattaaaataaagtaacgtaacgtaagctagggcaactcaagttaacacgtgcaaggaagtgaaaaactaaaaaactgtaaaaatggcgcaacctacgacagtagtgatgGATGAAGACACGCatctagcgtcgatatctatcacgtcgaagatcccggagttttggaccgaccaacctagggtctggtttatccagctggaagcaatactggcaccacaaaaacaaggagacgcatccaggtataatatagtggtatccaagctgggtaaggatgtcatacaacaagtgacggacatcctcatcaatcctccggaagagagtaagtacgaggtacttaaagaaaggttgctgaacatatatgaagagtcggagaaccgccagatacagaagctcatcggggagatggaactgggtgatcagaaacccagccacctcctccgaaagatgcaggatctggccaggggtaaaattaataatgagaccctaagcgttttatggcagaatctgctaccagcagcagcacgaggcgttctggctgcgacagaagccaaagatctagacagactagccgtgattgctgacaaagtaatggaaactatgaaaTCCCAACCgatagcagaagtggcagcaaaggagacggtacccggaacttcgtcgatggcagctgaaatagccaggatccatgcgaggttggaccagctggacaggtccagacacagttggcgaggcaggcgaggtcgcggaaggttccgtggtcgttcgcgttcccgaggacgagagaacagcaggtccagacgtaccccggatagcccggactggctctgcgtgcatcattttaaatataggcagagagctaatcgctgcgaacagccgtgcacctggaataagcaggaaaactagtgaagatgcaggtggaaccggtgggtacctgcgtcgaattagggaaccaccgtttatgtattacggataaagacaatggcatacgttatttaatagacacaggtgcgaacatttcagtgttgcctaaaagttataaatcagtgtgtgacagtgcaatgaataataaatacaaactttatgccgcgaatggtagtgaaatacaaactttcggaacaaagactctagtgttaaatttaagattgcgtcgtgcgtttaagtggacttttgtaatagccgacgttaaacaacccattttaggagcggattttttagctaagtataatttgttagtagacttaagaaatagacgattgttagatcaggagactaacatgtatgtaatttccactatagtaaactcggagcattcatctatttttactatagccgaatcgcatccatgttattctctcctAAGTAGGTTCCCAGAATTAACTAagccagcgacgttcaaagaaccaccacgtcacaacgtaagacaccacatcgagacttcaggacctccggtgcatgcgcgcccaaggccgctgccgccggaccgatttaaaaaggtaagagaagaatttcgccttatgcaggaaatgggtatttgccgcccgtcaaagagtgcgtgggcgagtcctctacacgttgtacctaaaaaagatggtaatataaggccgtgtggagactatagagcgctgaatgcaattacgaagcctgatagatacccaattcctcacataaaggattttacgtttattttagccgataagaaagtatttagcaggattgatattaaccgagcgtatcattttattccgatagcagaggatgacgtggagaaaacagctatcattacaccttttagtttgtttgaatggccatgtatgtctttcggtttaagaaacgcagcacaaacatttcaacgtttcatgaataattatgttttacaggatttagaggcaaattttcaacaaaataacccggatagtgcgaattataaaactgaatttgttttttcgTATTTAGacgatttaataatagctagcgaaaatagttcgcttcacgaaaaacatttagaggccgtttttgaaagattacaacaagttggactaactattaatttagcgaAGTGTGCGTTTTCGCATTATAAAGTTGAGTTTTTGGGTCATGAGGtgtcagccagtggcttaagaccgttgccaagcaaggtccaagccattgtagactttcccagaccgaaaaaggtagaggaacttcgtagatttctgggcatggtaaatttctatagaagtcatttgcgtcaggcagccgaatatcaagctgaattaaataagtatcttcacggagcaaagaaacgtgacaaaagtagtatagtgtggacagaaagtgctgttcaagctttcgaacaatgcaagttgaatttacagaacgctgctttgttagcgtatccgataacaggtcaagtgcttgctataatggcagacgcgtcaaatacttgcgttggaggcacattgcaacaaagagtaaataacgaatgggttccgttaggttatttttcaaaaaaattgactgacacgcaacaaaagtacagtacctacgacagggagttactttcgctttatttgtcggtgcaatattttaggaacatgttcgaaggtagagatctcgttttgtatacagatcataagccgttaacgtttgcgtttaaaaagctaagtagtagtaaagaaacgccgcgaaggacccgtcagttattatttattagtgagttcacgacggatatacgctatacaaaaggcgaagagaacgcgcccgcggacgcgttatcgcgagttgaaacaatttcgtgcccgtcggtacttgacttcacagaagtggctatcgcgcaagcgaacgacaaagagctcacagaattgctaggaacaaaaaacggtaatatgagactaataaaaattgacttgccgagtgtaaataagccgattgtttgtaacttgcgaggcgataaggctaggccttacttaccaaaacagtttaggcgtatcgcatacgaaacaatacataacctcagccatccaggcattagaacaacaaggaaaatggtaactaataattatttttggcctgggatgaataaagatataggtatttgggctaggtcgtgcatagagtgtcaaaaagcaaaggttcacagacacactatgtcacctttagggcaatttgcaaaagtagatagaatgtgtcatttacacattgacattacaggtccattcactatttcagaggaaggctacaggtattgtcttacaatgatagatagagaaacaggttggccggaagcatttccaattaaagatatttgtgcgaagacagtagccaaactcgtgtatgaaggatggattactagacatgggtgttttattaatttgagttcagatcaaggaaagcaatttgaaagcagtctctttagacagttaatgaaatatttaggggttcataagtttaggacgacaccgtaccatccacaaagtaatggcatgatcgaacgatggcatcgtagttttaaggccgccttaatggcgagattaaaggacaatagatcgtgggttgaagaaatgcacaccattatgatgggactgcgtgcagcaccacgcagtgacacaggggtaagtgccgcggaattaaccttcgggcgaactctgaggctccctggagaatttttcgaaccatcggatagtaagataacggacggtgaggagtacctaaagcagttgaaacaggtaattagtaatttaagaccgaaacctgagacacagagagactctcgaactatttttgtgcaccctgccttaaaagactgtaaaaaagtttttgttagaaacgatttaatgcgtaagtgtctgcaaccaccgtatgacggtccctatgacgtcataaagcggttggaaaaagcatacttagtacagttaccaaATAGACAAGCACTTATTTCCATTGACAGGTTAaaaccggcttttgtcctggatatcaaAAATCCACGACAGACGCCGGGTGAAacgacatgtaagaaaaaatgtagatttagcgacgatgacgttttgccgactcatacaatccgtactactcggagtgggagagtcagcaaaacgcccgttaggtatcagtagaataatttgagtatcaactagcaattaagcaataagtattacgaaataagtattgtaaaatggcccgatccgcatatattattttttattagaaaacataactaaaccttattattaagagtgttagagtggttgacgattgttatagtttattggatagtgtgtaaatgtaaaatgtaatgtaacaaacattcgaagcgttgagtgcaacgaaggctggatggcgtgggcatagcaacaattgtaagtggacttgccacagcgaccccgtcgccacccgctcaagttgtagtgacctcatctcaagtatgatgtgttaagagatgtaccatgcatcaaattaaaggaacactttaactgggtgacgtgtttaaattatgatttgttgggtaagaggatcggaaacattgttagggttgtcgaaaaataaagaacgaatattgtgaaataaaattaaggttgcggaaattggtatttgtttaatttttattaagataaaaatttggggtggtgtgatgtagaggcactagtaaataggcattttcgagctacgccgtgtgagccgtagcaagtttggttagttgcatctagcccgttgtagcGTGTAGTagtttccaaagaaattgtaactttaaatagtgaattataatatatattttttagtgttcatttcttttgtttttctttctaccctggtagagaacacggcgctatatatacatcaaatatctgtacaaatatacttgtacactaactacttaccttggtctcagcaaagagatcgatagattcgatagcaaaattcaaattttaggttacgccggccggtatctactcagctcgctctcattcctgttaaagaaaaccgaagttacctacaacaataactaagtagtaaatagctaaatgaacttctggaaactaatgtgacttaataataagatgacagtcaatacaaaaacgaactgctttcagttgcaaatactatgactttgtttttgcattactgattccctaattagttaactacttacttatttacttaaaactaaattgtatacaacatttacttaccaagcaagtagtgttagcaacacatatacacagtcgataaggataacgaacaaaccaatcactttcgaattttgacgaaataaagatacaatttttttttgtacttagatacctaactacaatatcactaccccgcaacgaataactttattatccaaaacaaagttgagtcgactttgtctgtgtcggtgttagctggcgggcgtgctctgcctttttggagtgttttttttgttaaaactgactggaaagcgctctaagggggtgccgtgcgtatgtcggcgagcgccggcacagacgaggtccatacttgtatagtttacctatctaacttgttacaaataactataaactagacattggctaatctttgttaagccagacgagagaaaaaaaaaaaaagttgagtcacagagaaaaacaaacaaaacttaatcacagaataattacaaaacaaagtgaacttagaccaataacttagagaaagtgaaataaactaacaaatgggccaattacgacaaacgaaaactgttttggatgggttccgtttcacgattatttttgatttgctgggaaaaatttgaatatttttatgaagtcctaaaagtaacataaagtaacattttgagtcgtgtaacatggaggaaacatgagggggtcaaaagtaacgtaaaatgttacaaaagtaacattctggcaacgctgcaAAAGTGTCCAACTTTTGCTACGGCGCTACCGGCTACTGTCAATTGTCATTAGTAATCCATTCATGTCATTCGACTATTGACTTAATGTGTTCGACCGTTCGACGTTTTGCATTTGCCGTTTTGCTGTCCTAATTCCTAAATATTTTCGATTTGGATTGGGATTTACTGGTGTGTGAGTGTATAAAATACCGTTGTAAAAAGTTACAACACTTATTTTAAACAGAACAGGTATTGCTATCAACTATCGCTTATCAACTAGAACTCGTttgttttgataaaatcatgCATATTTTCATCATTGCATTAATTTTAATGCATGGTTGTCACCATGGCACTGGGCTTCCTGTGATGCCCAACGAAATAGGCCCATTGCAACATCTTGCAAATACTTGTGAAAACGCCTTCCTCGCGGACTTAATCAGTAAGAAAAGTGTTAATTGCAAAATTAGTGGATCGGTCACAAGCCCAAACGATCTGGAGTGTTATATGTTTTACGACATAAACTCCCAGCTCTGTGCAGCTTTCCAGCATTCCGAATTTAATTTACAAGAGAGTTACGAAGCAAGAATGAAGGAGCGCCTGAATGTCGCCACATTATGCGATAGCACTAAAGCATGGAAGTTTGCAACCATACAGCCAAATTCAGCATACAGTGGGTTACTAAAAGTCGTAAGCGATCCTGTGATTTGCCAAAAATTATGTGGTGTGGGTGATATTTTGAGTGATGATGCCAATTACTTCTGTACATACTTTAAGTGGGGTACGGAGGTGATACAAAGCCAAGTGCCACAACAGGATAACAAATTAGTTGTGCCAATTGGAGCATCAGCATCAAATACAGGTAAAAGCAGTGCCACTGGACCATCTATAAATGTCAGCAATGTGCCAGTAGTTGCAGACAAAGACATTAAACCTGTTCATACCAAGTTGGTAAAACCAGACGTATCTACCAAAGAAGTTAATCCCGAAAAGTCAGAGCAGAAAAGTCCCCCAACATCAACTTCAAATCAAACATCTGGTGTAGAGAAAGCATTGGATatgaacaaaaaaattattgaacCCTCTACAGCTCCCATTGGAGTGTCATCTGTAAAAGCTGATATAGACCACCCAGCTGTAGAAGAAGAACCACCTAAGAAAGATGAAGTAGAAAAGACTGGCTTGGGATTTGAAGAATCCAAGGATGTCATTGATGACAAAGGGAAACCTGAGGACACTAATCCAGAAGATGATGAGAATGATAATGATGGTGAGAAGTTcctttttttacttatttcagTGTGATGTGTCCCAATGTTGGGCCTAGGCCTCCCTTTCCTCCTTCCACTTATCACAATCTATAGATTTTTTGGATCCATGTTATAAATTTGGAACCATAGAAATTcttaatttttagaaatatatgTACCTTAAGGGTGCCGACAGAACCCTATGAAGTACTAAGCCTCATGTCTGTCTTGATTTAAATCAAgtaaatttcaaattatttgcAGATTATGAACAACATGATGAACTGCCAGCAgacaaaagtaacaaaaatgACAGTGAGTATTTTTTACCTAAAGTCACTATTAGAGAGCAAATAAATTACCATTCTTGGTACCAATTGTACAGTATTTGATTATTTTAGGTCatgtttaaatttattttaccaagaatatattttactagctaatgccagAAACAGCATTAAGGTTCTTtgtaatcctgtgggaacttagATTTATTGAGATAAAAAGAATCCTATGTACTttaggatgcaagttatctctgtgccATAGCAATTACATTATATCATAAAg from Maniola jurtina chromosome 10, ilManJurt1.1, whole genome shotgun sequence encodes:
- the LOC123868642 gene encoding trans-Golgi network integral membrane protein TGN38-like produces the protein MHIFIIALILMHGCHHGTGLPVMPNEIGPLQHLANTCENAFLADLISKKSVNCKISGSVTSPNDLECYMFYDINSQLCAAFQHSEFNLQESYEARMKERLNVATLCDSTKAWKFATIQPNSAYSGLLKVVSDPVICQKLCGVGDILSDDANYFCTYFKWGTEVIQSQVPQQDNKLVVPIGASASNTGKSSATGPSINVSNVPVVADKDIKPVHTKLVKPDVSTKEVNPEKSEQKSPPTSTSNQTSGVEKALDMNKKIIEPSTAPIGVSSVKADIDHPAVEEEPPKKDEVEKTGLGFEESKDVIDDKGKPEDTNPEDDENDNDDYEQHDELPADKSNKNDNGGVESDPEVVIKGNNNPILKIESITYPPQRVPDIFPNGIPDSFTDDDDHFFPIFLTGIIIVVLLYILYHNKSKFTKVILGLIVEGRQSGRRRNSRGHAYRRLDTLEQAMSSSTAAPPSKIIY